From a single Pseudoliparis swirei isolate HS2019 ecotype Mariana Trench chromosome 12, NWPU_hadal_v1, whole genome shotgun sequence genomic region:
- the ccdc85cb gene encoding coiled-coil domain-containing protein 85C-B isoform X1, translated as MAKNASEGPQEDLSPLADDEALRCGREELLRRLRRVDGEKMSLMMEHGNMMKDVNRRLQTHLHEIRNLKEVNQKLQDDNHELRELCCFLDDDRQKGKKLSREWQRFGRHTAGAMWKEVGAYMMKLKELEASQDAVLTENSELKEIILMLDEERSGAGSRSSIDSQSSLTGHGGPVRDVGDGSSTSSAGSAGSPDHHNHVNHLHKPSSESAKPGSTTRRSMDDLSAPQHHRSIPNGINEEPSCLRGVGS; from the exons ATGGCGAAGAACGCGTCCGAGGGGCCGCAGGAAGACCTGAGCCCGCTGGCCGACGACGAGGCGCTGCGCTGCGGCCGAGAGGAGCTGCTGCGCCGGCTGCGCAGGGTGGACGGGGAGAAGATGAGCCTGATGATGGAGCACGGCAACATGATGAAGGACGTCAACCGGCGGCTGCAGACGCACCTGCACGAGATCCGCAACCTGAAGGAGGTCAACCAGAAGCTGCAGGACGACAACCACGAGCTGCGGGAGCTCTGCTGCTTCCTGGACGACGACCGGCAGAAGGGCAAGAAGCTGTCCCGCGAGTGGCAGCGCTTCGGCCGGCACACCGCCGGCGCCATGTGGAAGGAGGTGGGCGCCTACATGATGaagctgaaggagctggaggccAGCCAGGACGCCGTGCTGACGGAGAACTCCGAGCTCAAGGAGATCATCCTCATGCTGGACGAGGAGCGCAGCGGCGCGGGCTCCCGGAGCTCCATCGACAGCCAGTCCAGCCTCACCGGCCACGGCGGCCCGGTGCGGGACGTGGGGGACGGGAGCAGCACGTCCAGCGCGGGCAGCGCCGGGAGCCCGGACCACCACAACCACGTGAACCACCTGCACAAGCCCAGCTCGGAGAGCGCGAAGCCGGGCTCCACCACCAGGAGGTCCATGGACGACCTGTCGGCGCCGCAGCACCACAGGAGCATCCCCAATGGAATCAAtg AAGAGCCCTCATGTCTGCGTGGCGTGGGATCCTAA
- the ccdc85cb gene encoding coiled-coil domain-containing protein 85C-B isoform X2, which produces MAKNASEGPQEDLSPLADDEALRCGREELLRRLRRVDGEKMSLMMEHGNMMKDVNRRLQTHLHEIRNLKEVNQKLQDDNHELRELCCFLDDDRQKGKKLSREWQRFGRHTAGAMWKEVGAYMMKLKELEASQDAVLTENSELKEIILMLDEERSGAGSRSSIDSQSSLTGHGGPVRDVGDGSSTSSAGSAGSPDHHNHVNHLHKPSSESAKPGSTTRRSMDDLSAPQHHRSIPNGINEPSCLRGVGS; this is translated from the exons ATGGCGAAGAACGCGTCCGAGGGGCCGCAGGAAGACCTGAGCCCGCTGGCCGACGACGAGGCGCTGCGCTGCGGCCGAGAGGAGCTGCTGCGCCGGCTGCGCAGGGTGGACGGGGAGAAGATGAGCCTGATGATGGAGCACGGCAACATGATGAAGGACGTCAACCGGCGGCTGCAGACGCACCTGCACGAGATCCGCAACCTGAAGGAGGTCAACCAGAAGCTGCAGGACGACAACCACGAGCTGCGGGAGCTCTGCTGCTTCCTGGACGACGACCGGCAGAAGGGCAAGAAGCTGTCCCGCGAGTGGCAGCGCTTCGGCCGGCACACCGCCGGCGCCATGTGGAAGGAGGTGGGCGCCTACATGATGaagctgaaggagctggaggccAGCCAGGACGCCGTGCTGACGGAGAACTCCGAGCTCAAGGAGATCATCCTCATGCTGGACGAGGAGCGCAGCGGCGCGGGCTCCCGGAGCTCCATCGACAGCCAGTCCAGCCTCACCGGCCACGGCGGCCCGGTGCGGGACGTGGGGGACGGGAGCAGCACGTCCAGCGCGGGCAGCGCCGGGAGCCCGGACCACCACAACCACGTGAACCACCTGCACAAGCCCAGCTCGGAGAGCGCGAAGCCGGGCTCCACCACCAGGAGGTCCATGGACGACCTGTCGGCGCCGCAGCACCACAGGAGCATCCCCAATGGAATCAAtg AGCCCTCATGTCTGCGTGGCGTGGGATCCTAA